The nucleotide window CCAACATGAAAAGGACACACCAAGGCTGATGCCTTCTGGCTTCATATAGCCTGGAGACACCTCCAGGCAGGAGACAGCCCTCGTGCCACTCTATCCCCTAAGCAATTAAAAGAAAGGGActtattacagaatcacagaatggcccaggttggaagggacctcaaggatcacgaatctccaacccccctgccacaggcagggccaccaacctccccatttaataccagaccaggctgcccagggccccatccaccctggccttgaacacctccagggatggggcatccacagtttaATTCTCAACCTAGAGGTGACCCTGCAGGAGGGGAAGTGCCAGGCTGGCTGGCTGTTTGAAGAGAGGCAACAGACATTGGTGAGGATGGGAAGGACTTGCAGAGGGGGCAGAGCAAGCAGAGAAGGCAGGGACTTACCACTGTGCAGGGACATGTGCCGTGTCGGCGTGGACGCACCATCAAATATTGCTCTATCTAAGAAGTCTATTGTGGACTCAGTGTAAACAATCTGGAAGACTTGGCTGAGAAGTgagcacagctcctctgcagtcACCTGAGAAGGGAGCAAGATGCGGTGGTGAGAGaatgcagcagctcttctcttaGCTCCTACCATGTCCCCAGAGGTTTGCCTTGGTGCTAGGCATGTGTGACTTCTCATCACCCTTCCACGATGCCCACAAGCACTCCAGCTCTATTCCACCAACCAGTTTGAGGCCATAGGTGATCAGAagctccatcacctgcacaaTCACCTCACAGCTATTAGATAACACCTACACCTTGTGCTGATGCTCTGCCCTATTCTCCTGCTGTCTGGGACTGTGGCTGCATGACCTACATCCCAAATAGGTGCAGTTGCTCTgaggaacagcacagaaaatgcagctgaaaaggAGTGCAAAACCTCAGCCTCGAGGCAAAAGGTTTCTGCTGGAGAAGCACACAGGCCAGATCAAAATCTCTGGGTTTGGGTGCTGGATAAAACAAATTTCCAGGTCAGCATCACAAAAATGCCCCAGCTAGCACAACCTATTGTGGGATAGATTCAGTTGTGTTCATAGATTTCCTGCTGCCAGAGAAAGCTCCAGGCAGCAGGCAccacaaacaaaggaaaagcatcttCTGATAGCATCTGTGTCTGCAATCCCATTCCCAGTGCAATTCCAGAGTGACCCTGGAGACAACCACACCATGCAACAATGTGAACTGAGTGGTTTGAGCCTTACTTTGTTCTCTGTAGCCAGCACCACCAAGCAGCAAGCTTCCACGGGTACCACACCACTCTCTGACAGCGAGCCCGAGGTGAGAGCTTTGGAGCTCTCAGCACTGAGACTCTGGCTTGGGGAGATCCCAGGGTCCTGAGCTGAGAAACATAGAAATCATCACAGAAAGGCCAAGGCAGTAAGCAAACAATCAGTCCTTGCAAGCCAGACTGTTTTCCGAGCAGCTCACAACCagtgtgcacagagctgcttttgtaCCTGCCCAGCAGAGGACTGGCCACATCAGGCTGACATGGTGACGTGCTATTGCCCCTCTATGGGCTGGGCACAGAGGTTTCTATGCAGTGAAAACACAAATTACAGAAAAGCTTTAGGGAGGTTCTGCACACCAGTCTGGTCTCTAACCCTGCAGGGAGAGCAAATCCTACAGAACAGGGGAGCACAGGatcccacagccagcagaaaaCACTCCAGAGGAGCAAGCACGTAGGAGATCCACCTGAGGTAGAGAGATGCATGTGTTCAAAGCATTTGAATGAAGAACCTGTAATTTAAGGCAGGTTCCTGACATCTCCATGAATTGCTGGCTTATTTTCCATGGCTCAGTCAGCCTCAGGAACCCAACAGCAGAATTACAGCCTTGTAAGTCAGTTATTCATTCATTCTCTAGACTGTCCTTTGCTGTCACAGGGTTTGTAATCCAATAAGTCTCTGTCATTACATCTTTTAAGTAGCTCAGCCTTCCCCAAACACTTCAGTCCCAAACTATGCAGGTTTAATAAAGATAGAACTGCTGGGGACAGATTCCCAGGCCCTTCTCAGTGCAgactggacattaggaaaataCTCTGCACTAGAGAGTGGTGGGCAGGGCAGGCTCCCCAGGGGaccaagctgccagagctccAGAAACATTTGGATGCCACTGTCAGATACAGGGTTTGGCactgtgtggagtcaggagttggCTTCAGTGATCCTCatgggtccctttcaactcagggcattctgtgattccatgattacAAGACCCACAGCAAGCACTGTTCTCCTACCCTTCTGGCTCTCAGAACTACTGCTCAGACTCACAGTCAGTGAGAGCAGGGCTTCTTTTCTCATTCCCACAACCCTACAACCAACACCTGGCTGCCCGTGTCAGCCCCAGTCTACCTGTTTTCAGCACAACCAGATGAGCAGAGTCATCTCGAATGTAGGACACGGATGCAATGTCATGGATGGGGACCCTGAGGATGAGATCTTCTCCATCCCTCCACACCAGCTTGATGTTGTAGGCAGACAGACTGATCACAGCATCGTGCTCTTGGGTCAGCTGCCCCGGAAGCTGATGTGCTCTCTGCAACAAAtgcatttccattaaaaaactGAATTGTTTTCCCTTTGGTGAACTGTCCCCTATCTGGATGGAGGTCCTTCACCTTTCCCCTCATCTATCTGCAGGAATTGTTTGCTGAGCCTTCCTGCTAACAGTAAAATCCCATAGCCTTCTGCCAACTCTTGAGGACAAAGGGGTGGCAAAGTCCATAATCCCAGACGAAGCTGGCTTCACACAAAGCTATTCCAGATCCCCAAACCTTCCTACAACCTGGAGGAGGGAGATGCCCCTTCTTTCTCCAGTCACCCCACAATTCTCTCTGAATCCCACGCTTCCTtgcccagctccagcagtgcgTGGCTGCAATTTTTTGTCCAAGGCTTCCCACACTTGTAACCTAGGGAAAGAGGGCCCCAGTCAGACTGGGACTCACCCTCAGAGAAGCCCCACAGGCCTTAGAAtcatgctgtgtgcatttgttTGAGCTGATAATGACAGGAACTAGAGCAGCTCGTTAGCAGccttctgcagggctgagcttACCTTCGCATTATCTATCAGATGCAGTATTTCAGTGCGGCTGGAAGGATTCAGGTACCCTGGGACAGATGTGAGTTGGCCTAAATActgcaaaagaacaaaagaacaaaatgtcaTCATATCTCATCTGCACACCAAACGAGCCCCCGGAACCCTAGGAAAGTAGACTTCAACTCAACGCAAAGGGCACTGCCAAATGCCTGATGTACAGCCCCATATAAGCTGCTAGATAGCACCCATACATTTGAAAGATCTCTTGTGCTTTTAAGTAATCTTGATGCTTAATAGCTACATGGATCCACTCCTTCCTGTAGCTGCAGGGAGCTCACACACAGATGatctctctctcccttcagcCCCTGCACTTAGCAGCAAGCATTCATTTCCTTTGGGTTTGACCCCTGAGATCAGAGGGAGCATCTTCTCTGTGGACTGCAACACCCAATATTTCACAGGAGCTACAAAAAAAAGATGCGATCAGCCCAGAGGCCAGGatggaaaaaaggcaatttttgcatttcagcagtgagaaAGCCACCCCAAAACCCTCTGAAAGTGCAGAGGAAAGCAACGTGGCAGCGCTCTGAGGTTCTGCACCTCAGAACTCTGCACCAAAGGCAGAAGAAGCTACAGCATCACAAGGGgataaagaaagtgaaagagctgtgctgggggaaaTGCAGCCAGCCATGGGGTCTGCAAGAGGGGAGCTCGGGTGTCAGGCAGGTAGACAGTACCTTCACTTCCTTCTCGATGTAGTCATTCAGCAGGATGTCTGGCTCAACACGGTCAGGCAGTGACACCACGACGGTATGGAGAGGTCGTCTCTCTGTCACCTTCTCCTGGGCCTTTTTATCTCGTCCTTTTTCACCCTTCAGGAAGACTCGCTTGAAAGGGGACACGATTCCAGGCTGCgg belongs to Lagopus muta isolate bLagMut1 chromosome 7, bLagMut1 primary, whole genome shotgun sequence and includes:
- the CCM2 gene encoding cerebral cavernous malformations 2 protein isoform X2 gives rise to the protein MESEPGIVSPFKRVFLKGEKGRDKKAQEKVTERRPLHTVVVSLPDRVEPDILLNDYIEKEVKYLGQLTSVPGYLNPSSRTEILHLIDNAKRAHQLPGQLTQEHDAVISLSAYNIKLVWRDGEDLILRVPIHDIASVSYIRDDSAHLVVLKTAQDPGISPSQSLSAESSKALTSGSLSESGVVPVEACCLVVLATENKVTAEELCSLLSQVFQIVYTESTIDFLDRAIFDGASTPTRHMSLHSDDSSTKVDVKESYETEASTVSFPETLDAGDNSPSSFLTQQSPHIKTISESELSTTATELLQDYMMTLRTKLSSQEIQQFAMLLHEYRNGASIHEFCINLKQLYGDSRKFLLLGLRPFIPEKDSQHFENFLETIGVKDGRGIITDSFGRYRRTLSTTSNSTTNGNGAAGSSDEQSVPSEEDEWDRMISHISNDIEALGCSMDRDSS
- the CCM2 gene encoding cerebral cavernous malformations 2 protein isoform X1; its protein translation is MEEESKKGKKPGIVSPFKRVFLKGEKGRDKKAQEKVTERRPLHTVVVSLPDRVEPDILLNDYIEKEVKYLGQLTSVPGYLNPSSRTEILHLIDNAKRAHQLPGQLTQEHDAVISLSAYNIKLVWRDGEDLILRVPIHDIASVSYIRDDSAHLVVLKTAQDPGISPSQSLSAESSKALTSGSLSESGVVPVEACCLVVLATENKVTAEELCSLLSQVFQIVYTESTIDFLDRAIFDGASTPTRHMSLHSDDSSTKVDVKESYETEASTVSFPETLDAGDNSPSSFLTQQSPHIKTISESELSTTATELLQDYMMTLRTKLSSQEIQQFAMLLHEYRNGASIHEFCINLKQLYGDSRKFLLLGLRPFIPEKDSQHFENFLETIGVKDGRGIITDSFGRYRRTLSTTSNSTTNGNGAAGSSDEQSVPSEEDEWDRMISHISNDIEALGCSMDRDSS